The Alcaligenes aquatilis genome contains the following window.
AGGCCAATCGACGAGGCTTCCAGCGCCACGGCATTGCCACCTTGGGCGCGAATGGCGGCCAAGCTGCGATGTACGGTCAGTACGTCCGGCGTCGTCAGTACGCCACCCAGATTGGAGCCGTCAGGCAAGGTCACGCCCAGCGTACCAATGGTGCCGCAAGGCACTTGGGAATGATTCAGAGCCGAAGCCACCCACTGCGCCGTGGAGGTCTTGCCATTGGTACCGGTCACCGCGACAACCGTCATTTCCTCGGAAGGACGACCCCACCACTGATGAGCCACTTCACCCAACAAGGCACTGAGGTTGGCAACCTGCAAAACAGGTACGCCGGGATCCACCGCCTGATCGCCCTGCTCACGCACAATCGCAACCGCACCTTGTTGCACAGCCTGAACTTCATACTCACGACCATCACCTTGATGACCAAGGCAGGCAAAAAACGCATCACCCGCCTTGATCTGGCGGGAATCCAAACACAGGTTAGCCGTGGGCGCTACATGCTGCGCCAGCCACTCCAGTATTGCTGCGGCGTTCATCGTACATTCTCCGCACCGGGGCCAACGGCCACCAGCGAATCTATGGGCGCATCAGGCTGGACACCTAGGCGTCGCAAGCTCCGGGCCACAATTTCTGAAAAAATCGGCGCGGCAATACGCCCGCCGTAATAATTGGAACTATGTGGCTCGTCAATCGTGACGGCCACCACAATGCGAGGATCAGAGACGGGCGCAAAGCCTACAAAAGAGCCGCGATACAGAGATTTGCTGTAACGGCCATCCACAATCTTGCGGGCCGTACCGCTCTTGCCAGCGACGCGATAACCTTGCACCTGAGCCAGACGGGCACCGGCCGGGCCAGCCGCATCTTCCAGCATGGCGCGCAGTTCCGCCGCCACTTTAGGGGTATAAACCTGAACACTGGCGGGTTTGCCCTCGCGCTTGAGCAAGGTCATGGAAACCATATCGCCATTACGCGCAAACGCCGTATAGGCGTGGGCAATTTGCAGCAGGGAAACCGACAGGCCATAACCGTAGGACATGGTGGCGCGCTCGATAGGACGCCAGCGCTCCCACGGACGTAGTCGTCCGCTGGCAATACCGGGGAAGTCGGCCTGCGGAGAACGGCCAAAACCCAGCTCGGTAAATTTGTTCCACATTTCCTGCGATGTCAGACGCTCGGAAATCATAGTCATGCCGATATTGCTGGAGCGACGCAAGATTCCCGCAGCATCCAAGGTGCCATTGTGACGGCTGACATCGCTGATCACATTGCCTTGGTAGCGATACTGACCATTACCCGTATTGAACAGGGTGGCCGTGGTAATGCGGTTGATATCGAGCGCCAACCCCACCGTAAAGGGCTTCATGATGGAACCGGGCTCGAAGGTGTCGGTCAAGGCACGGTTACGCAGAGCTGGCCCTTTGCGGTCATCCCGGTCATTAGGGTTATAGGTAGGCAGATTCACCAGGGCCAGGATTTCCCCGGTTTTTACATCCATGACCACAGCGGCAGCCGCATTGGCTTTGACATCTTCCATCCCCTTTTTCAGGGCGGTATAAGCGTCAAATTGCAAACCAGCGTCAACTGACAGGTGCAAATCCTGACCGTGAGTAGGCGGGATGACAGCGCGTACGTCTTCAACCACACGGCCCAAACGGTCACGAATCACACGACGCGAACCAGGAGTGCCGGACAAGGCAGAATTAAAGGCCAACTCGATGCCTTCAATACCTTGGTCCTCAATATTCGTAAAGCCCAGAATATGCGCCATGACTTCCCCTTCGGGATAGAAACGGCGCATTTCCTCTTGCTGGTGAATGCCTGGAATTTTCAGTTCGGCAATCTGGGCAGCCACATCGACGTCCACCTGACGCTTGATGTAAACAAAATTACGGTCCTCGACGGACAAACGGCGCTCAATATCGGATGCACCCATGCCCAACAGCTTGGCCAATTGTCCGATCTGCTCGGGCTTGGCATTACGGGCATCATCAGGAATAGCCCAGATTGCCTTGACCGGCACGCTGGAGGCCAGCACCACCGAGCCACTGCGATCAAACACCTTGCCACGCATGGGCGGCAACACCTGGGTGCGCTCGTAGCGACGCTCGCCTTGTTGCTGCAAGAATTCAGTAGACAGGCCTTGCAAGTACAAAGCCTTGACGATCAGGGCGCCGAAACCCAGGAATAAAAGAACCAGCACCAAACGCGAACGCCAAAATGGCATCTGCACGCTCAGTGCGGGATTCTCGTGATAGCCGTATCGTTTCATGGCTGCGCTCCGGGCTGCGCCAGCGTCGAGCTGAGCTGACCACCTTGCACATAGAGAGTGCGCTCAGGAGAGCTAAGCACCAGGCCCAATTCATTACGGCCAATATCATCCACCCGGGCATTACGAGCCAGTTCGGCCCGCTCCAGTTGCAAACGACGCCAGTCCGTATCCAGTTCACCGGCTTTGGTGACCAGACGATCGGTTTGCACAAACAGTTCGCGCGCCTGATAGCGCGCCGTCACCAAAGAGATGGCCGACAGCATCAACACCAAAGAGAGGGTGATGACCAGGCGCATCATCGGCGGCCTCGCTTGCCAGCAGGCTGGCGGCTATAGGCGGCCTGTTGCAGCAGACGCTCGCTGGCGCTGCGCATCCAGTCCTGGGGGATAGGGGTGTCGGTGCGTTGCACCACACGTAATACCGCCGAGCGGGCTCGGGGGTTGTCGCTGGACTCCTGGTCGGTGGGCAAGATTCTGCCCAAAGACTGCACCAGAGGCTGGGGCAAGTCTTTTTCAAGAATAGGTAGACGTGACTGTTCCTGCGCGGGACGCGCAGCTGCGTTCATGAACTGTTTGACCATGCGGTCCTCCAGTGAATGAAATGCAATCACCGCAAGCCTGCCCCGAGTCGCCAATCGACTCAGAATTGACGGAAGCGCGTACGCGAGCTCTTCGAGCTCACGATTGAGGTAAATCCGTATAGCCTGGAAGGTCCTGGTTGCCGGATGTTGACCCTTTTCGCGCGTGCGGACGACACCGGCGACGAGCTCGGCGAGATCACGCGTTGTATGTAGCGGGCGGGATTGGCGGCGATCAACAATCGCCTTTGCAATCTGGAAAGCAAACCGTTCTTCGCCATATTCTGCAATGACCTCCTTTAAAACTTCCACGCTGACCTCGGCCAGCCACTGTTCAGCGGTCAAACCACCGCTGGTATCCATGCGCATGTCCAAGGGACCTTCGCGCATAAAAGAGAAACCTCGTTGTGCGTCGTCGATTTGTGGCGAGGAAATGCCCAAATCCATCATGACGCCTTGCAATGGCCCCACCTCCAGCTCGTCCAGAGCCTGGGCCAGATCACCAAAACCACTATGTACAACCGTGACACGGCTATCTTGTGCCGCCAGCTCCTGGGCCACGGCAATGGCCTGCGGGTCCTTGTCGATCACGATCAGGCGCCCCTGCGGGCTCAAGTGCGACAACAGCAGCCGGCTATGACCACCACGACCAAAGGTGCAATCGACGTACACCCCATCGACCAGGCCCTGGATTTCAGGGTTTTGCGCCCAGCGCCGGGCCTCAAAGGACGGATCCACGAGGGCCGCCACCGTAGGCTCCAACAGCACGGATCGATGTACCAGCGTCATGACTTACTCAGAAAGAAAAAGTGTCGAATACGTCTGTGGAGTTTTCAGCCAGATCCTGGGCCTGTCGGCGTTCCAGTTCCTGGGCATTCCACAACTCAAAATGGGTGGCCATACCCAGCAGCATGGCGTCGCGCTCCAGCCCCACTGCGGCGCGCAGTTCGGGAGCGATCAATATCCGACCAGCGGAGTCCAGATCAACGTCCTGAGCACTACCCAGCAGCAGGCGTTGCAAGAAACGGGCACTCATGGGAAAGCGGGCAATTTGTTCGCGCTTTTCTTCCCACACACTGCGCGGATACACCAGCAAACAGCCGTCGGGATGGCGAGTGAGGGTCAAGCGGCCTTGTTCCTGTTGCAAAAGCGCGTCACGGTGCCGAGTCGGAATGGACATCCGACCCTTAGCATCCAGTGTGAGTGCGCTGCTGCCTTGGAACACTTTTTTCCCCCACTTTTTTACACTATTTCCTACTTTTCCCCACTCTACGGGGGAAAGGCTTTTCGGTCAAGGCAGCGGTTGCAATTTTTTCAATCACAACAAGCACTTAGCGCACTATCCTAGAAGTGACGGAAAAAAAATACTGTGTTAAATCAAGAAATTGCGTTGCGCATTAAAAGTGAATTGTTATAAAAACGCGCACAAGCGACTCCTGCCAAGGATTCAACATCCTTAACAATTGCTTTCAAATGTACGAAATCAATGCAATTGGTGGCGAATGCCAGGAGAAGTGTGAGACAGGCCTATAGGCCGGATTCTGTATGCCAGCGGGAACCCGCTGACCGGCAATCATTCCTCTGGACCGACCATTACTGGCCGGTTC
Protein-coding sequences here:
- a CDS encoding peptidoglycan D,D-transpeptidase FtsI family protein gives rise to the protein MKRYGYHENPALSVQMPFWRSRLVLVLLFLGFGALIVKALYLQGLSTEFLQQQGERRYERTQVLPPMRGKVFDRSGSVVLASSVPVKAIWAIPDDARNAKPEQIGQLAKLLGMGASDIERRLSVEDRNFVYIKRQVDVDVAAQIAELKIPGIHQQEEMRRFYPEGEVMAHILGFTNIEDQGIEGIELAFNSALSGTPGSRRVIRDRLGRVVEDVRAVIPPTHGQDLHLSVDAGLQFDAYTALKKGMEDVKANAAAAVVMDVKTGEILALVNLPTYNPNDRDDRKGPALRNRALTDTFEPGSIMKPFTVGLALDINRITTATLFNTGNGQYRYQGNVISDVSRHNGTLDAAGILRRSSNIGMTMISERLTSQEMWNKFTELGFGRSPQADFPGIASGRLRPWERWRPIERATMSYGYGLSVSLLQIAHAYTAFARNGDMVSMTLLKREGKPASVQVYTPKVAAELRAMLEDAAGPAGARLAQVQGYRVAGKSGTARKIVDGRYSKSLYRGSFVGFAPVSDPRIVVAVTIDEPHSSNYYGGRIAAPIFSEIVARSLRRLGVQPDAPIDSLVAVGPGAENVR
- the ftsL gene encoding cell division protein FtsL produces the protein MMRLVITLSLVLMLSAISLVTARYQARELFVQTDRLVTKAGELDTDWRRLQLERAELARNARVDDIGRNELGLVLSSPERTLYVQGGQLSSTLAQPGAQP
- the rsmH gene encoding 16S rRNA (cytosine(1402)-N(4))-methyltransferase RsmH, with translation MTLVHRSVLLEPTVAALVDPSFEARRWAQNPEIQGLVDGVYVDCTFGRGGHSRLLLSHLSPQGRLIVIDKDPQAIAVAQELAAQDSRVTVVHSGFGDLAQALDELEVGPLQGVMMDLGISSPQIDDAQRGFSFMREGPLDMRMDTSGGLTAEQWLAEVSVEVLKEVIAEYGEERFAFQIAKAIVDRRQSRPLHTTRDLAELVAGVVRTREKGQHPATRTFQAIRIYLNRELEELAYALPSILSRLATRGRLAVIAFHSLEDRMVKQFMNAAARPAQEQSRLPILEKDLPQPLVQSLGRILPTDQESSDNPRARSAVLRVVQRTDTPIPQDWMRSASERLLQQAAYSRQPAGKRGRR
- the mraZ gene encoding division/cell wall cluster transcriptional repressor MraZ, which codes for MFQGSSALTLDAKGRMSIPTRHRDALLQQEQGRLTLTRHPDGCLLVYPRSVWEEKREQIARFPMSARFLQRLLLGSAQDVDLDSAGRILIAPELRAAVGLERDAMLLGMATHFELWNAQELERRQAQDLAENSTDVFDTFSF